The window aaacgTGAAAACATatgcatgcatacatacatacatacacatttccgcacacatatatacaaattcacacacacacacatacacacacacatatatatatatatacatacacattggAGAAACAATACACAATTTATTAAACTTTAATACTGACCGGTAAGGAATCAAGTACTTCCATTTGTACAGCTCATGTAAACTTGACGCCCTCGCTGGGTGCGGAGGATGCATCACATTTCATTGACACTTACAGAACATTTAcatcgtaacatagtagatgacggcagataaagacctgtacggtccatccagtctgcccaacaagataaactcattttacatggtatgtgatactttatacccaagtttgatttgtccttgcctttctcagggcacagaccgtagaagtctgcccagcactgttcttgtactaaaagttctgaagattctggaatcctaaagagttacaagattccagaatcccaattagtagcaacattccatgtagaaccccaaagagtaacatagtaacatagtacatgatggcagataaagacctgtacggtccatccagtctgcccaacaagataaactcattttacatggtatgtgatactttatatgtatacctgaccttgatctgtcccctgccattctcagggcactgatcgtaaaagtctgcccaagaCCAAAGCCACTCGCTTTGATTTTTATTTCTTAGGCAAAGTACTACCCAGGAGGAATGTCGGGCTCCCACCTCACTCTCTCCATTTCTCACTGTTGACATGCAGGTTGGCAAAAAACCAAGGAGCTGGAGATTTTGCGCACAGGACCAATTCCTGCTCAGAGTAGCAGTACTGAATCAAGTCGTGGGAATGTGTTCAGCTAGTCTGGTGTCcagacattgagcctgcattttgtgtgtatgtgtctgaGTGTGTTACCATATGTTGAAATATTAAGTACCTACTAGACAGCTGAGATCACCTCAGCTGGATTTAATGGAAATATGGGCAGATGAAACTATAAATCACATGTCTTGGGGCCTTTAGGGCTGTAggtctggtccccccccccccccccccggcgaaattgcGACAcctcgggtgcatttttacctgctgggaggCACGTCTGTCGGCTCCAAGTTcgctcattccctgctgctccctctgccccagaacaggaagtaacctgttccacgcagagggagcagcagggagggaacgagcggactcggccaacaggcgcgcggcaccccctccccagcggcgtgcacccggggtggaccttggtacaccactgcagaCAGCTATTGATCAGCTGGTAATcacgctgctgctccttgtgactttcagcaagtcactttaccctccattgcctcaggtacatttAAAACTGTCAGCCCCACTTGTATACCTGGAAAAAGTAAATAATTAAATCTTGGATCCAGATCCAAAACTGAGGTTCAGGGTAGCTGGGTTGCCTGTGAATACACTGGCAGGCAACGTGGGTGGTCTTGAACCTGATGAAGGGCACCAACAGGCTGCAGAATTAGGAGATTCTACCAAGGCTGCCCCAGCATTCAAAACATTTGGTCCAGCCTTCCTGTTTTTAATCCAGTTGCAGCCTCCTCCATGATCTGCAGCAACAGAAACTCATTATGGGGAGCCCAAGACCTGTAGTTTTCTCCGTGGTGTACCTGGAAGACCCTTGGCTGGGATGAGTCCGTTCTTAGTCCAGAACTGTTAGTGATGTTAATATTAGGTCTCTGTTCCTTCATTAGGTCTCTTGTTTCAGAGACGGAATTAGTTTAGTCTTTGTTTTTGTTCTGGATTGAACAGGGTCTTTTTTTCAACTCTTGGCTTGGTTGAATTGAATTTTTAGTTCTAAAATCCATTGGCACACACAGTGGCATAATGAGTCCTCTCCCTTCAAAGATCCTCAGAGGAATCTGTGGCCTTACTGGTAGAGTTGGAGCGAAAACCAGAGGTGAGCTTGCTTAAGGAGGAAATGGTTTGGGAAAACTGGGGGAATCTCAGCTGTTGGCCACAGCAAGATGGCTTCCAAACAAACCTCTCTGCAGCAAAGTAATAGAGTATGGGATCCAAGCATGAATTGAGACTGGTCAACGCCATGGTGACACGCCGTGCTGAATATGTAAACCGAATTAACGTACAGCTGGAGAAGACATTGATGCGACGTAGGGTATGGATGAGCTGGATCACATGGTAGGGGACAAAGCAAATGAGGAAAACCACAAAGACCACCAGAATGGTGCGTAGTGCCTTCTTCTTAATCATGCTGGAGCTACGACGAGGCCCAGTGTTGACTAGTAGCTTCCTGGCAATGAGTGGATAACAGATGATGATAACCATCAATGGAATGAAAAACCCAATTACGGCAGCAAAGAGGCTGACCCCAGAAATGCGACCTTTCCAGGACTCCGAGGAGAAGTTCTCCAAGCAGGCCACATTGCCATTCTCAAAGGTGCTCGTCAAGGGTCCTCGGAAAGTGAGATACATGATGGCTGCAGCCAGAATGAGCCATATGACAACAGAGGTGACAATTCTATAGACCGGTTTCTTGAGTTTAAGGGACTTGATGGGATGGACCACTGCAATGTAGCGGTCTATACAGATGCAGGTGAGGAAGAGGGTGCTGCCGTAGAGGTTGGCAAAGAACAAGGAGCCAGTGATTTTGCACATGGCTTCCCCGAAAATCCAATTGTTATCCTGCGCATGGTAGACAATCTTATATGGCAAGGTCAGAACAAAGATGAGGTCAATGGTGGCCAGGTTGACCATGAATATGTTGGCAGGGGTGGTGGCAGTTTTGGTGCTGATGAAGTACCAGAGAGCCAGTAGGTTTCCTGCTAGCCCCAGAATGAACACAATGCTGTAAACAGTAGTGAACATGATATACTGGAAGTCTGCACGCTCCTCGCACTCAGTCCCATTGGAGGATGGAGGTGTGGTGTTCAATGCACAGCCAGCGCAGTTTAGGTTGCTGTGGTTAAGCCAAAGTTTCCCAGGATCAGGTCTCAACTCGTTCAGAGAATCCTGAAACAAAGAGAATACCACTTACATAAAGCACCTCAGTGATTCATACCTTTAACAGCTCTTCCTCATGGATAATATATAGGACAAGCTAGAACATCCTTAACATGAAGTTGTACGGAAAAACTTGTACAGAAGGGATAACAAAAGTCATGGACATTTTATCTTTAATATACAATTATACGGTGTAACTCATATATGggggaaggtgagaggaggggCTGTTTTATCCTTAATATGAAGTTATATTGTATAACTTGTATATgggagacagaggggggggggtgttttatcATTAATATAAAGTGATACCATGTAACTCGTGTAAGAAGGACAGTGAGGGAAGCAGAGGTTTTATCCTTAACATAAAATTATTCAGTTTAACCCTTATATATATTAAGTTAAGAAAAGGTATCAGCTTATTCTTCTGTTTTGCttaatttctggttttttttttctgtttattatcTTGAAAGTTGACGGCCAACTCTACTTTATCATGTacaagggacagagagggaaatagACATTTTGTCCCTAATTCAAACTTATTTATTTTGTCAGTGTTTTGGATCAGGAAGAGAAAACCAGGAGGATGGACAGGCAGGGACTGAAGCCCAGAAAGTCACTCACCTGGGATGTGGTCCAGAGCGGAGAGGCCATTGTGGGAGGACAGGACCCCCAAGTTTCTTTCAGTCCTGCTGCAGGCGAGTGAGGAGCAGACTGTCTGACTGCAGGAGAGAAGTTGAACACTTTAAAACTCCAGCCTCTCACCCCACCCTGCTGACTGTGATtggaggaggcggggctagtgagggagggagagggagaggggcgtgaaatctcctccaccccccccccccccctgttttagGCCAGGAAACAGAAGGTGCTAGTCTCTATAAGAAGTCTGGCACTCTCTCCACTCTCTCCACATCTTAActcttttctcctcccctcctgtTTTGATTTCAGTGCCAGGAAATTGTTTGCTCAGGGCAGTGTGGCAGCAGGGAAGGTAGACAGATAtttcatacaaacacacacatacacttttcTAATTTGTGTAAACTTTTCAGTGTCCTTTTATTGTTTTATAGCAGGAACACAAACACCAGCAGCAACATAGGCAAATACCATCTCTTGGCAAAATCGGTCtggctctccttcctcactctcttTCCTTCCGCTTCTCCTGTTTACTCCTTTTTGCTTTTCTCCAAGCGTCTGGTCTCCCtctcttgtctttcttgtttccccttcccttttcttcACTCCCCCCTGTTCTCTTTGTCTTTTCACTCaaaccctttttctttttctcttttcccccTGCTATGTCTTTCTTGCTTTCCTCTTCCCGCTTCTTTTCTTCCAGTGTTCTCTTTTCTcaccctcttctctctctttgttgtttcccccttctctttccccaaCTTCTTTCTTGCTTGTTTCTTTGTGtaacctctttctctctttccccgtctcttttcttccctgtgttttctctttctcttccccccccccttctatatctttcttgtttctcctttctctcgtcttcccttcctttgttctcttttctcaccttcttctctctctattagtttcccctttccttttttttttcttttcttcccttccaGTGCTATctatgtctcttctctccccctcttcccttgtCCCTTTTCCCCCTTTATTCCGTCTTACTGCTCTGTCAGTCTCGACTCTCTCCTTCTACCTCTACAGGCCTCTAtggatccctccctccccccccccaactgcgcTTGGTCTGTGTTGTAAGGGATGTAGTCAAGCTCAATCTCATCTCTTCTTTGCTGAAGGAGTTTCTTCAGGGGccacctccctgtctgtcctcacACACTGACAGTTTCCAGCTCACTTCTTCCTGCTCTTTGAGTGAAACACCAGTGAGATTATGAGATCCAGTTTTAGAttggttgttttattttatttatttatttattttattgcatttgtatcccacattttcccacctatttgcgggctcagtgtggcttacaatacattgtgaatgatggaaatacaatgtgttacagtacgattatgggttacattaagaggagttatgggaagacaaagtcaagtcaaaacatcatttggaGCGTAGAAACAATGGAAtcttacaatggggaaaagatagggcgatagaacaatggcACGAAAACCTTAGAGTATAAcaattttatatgtgggtggagtaTTAATTGTGGAGAAAATACGgggtaagagaattcagaagagggtgtattgatgcatttctgttagtgtgtgtggacttcatgtgttttgatccttgcagtaaattttctcaaagagataagtcttcaatcgtttgTAATAGCTGGCACAAGGCCTCCCCCAAAGATCTGCTTGTTGCCCAAAGTACGATGGAACACCTTGAATAGCCAGATCAGGAATAAGGTTGACGGTGGCCAAATTGACCATGAATACATTGGCAGAGCTGATGGTTGTTTGGGGCTAATAAAAAGCATAAACAGGTTACCCATCAGCTCCCTGAGGAATGTTCCAGAACAAGGGGGTTTACAACATGGTCGCCCCAGGACTCAAAGAATTTTGGTTGGCCTTACTATCTCTAAGGCTCCTGCACACAGCTGTTGCCTTCTCAATTATCTAGAGCGACAAAAACTCCATATGTGTTGCCCAGGACCTATTAAACTTAtagtcctgcttattttcgaaggagaaggccggccatcttctgacacaaatcgggagatggccggccctctcataaacccggccaaatcggtatcatcgaaagccgattttggcc is drawn from Microcaecilia unicolor chromosome 14, aMicUni1.1, whole genome shotgun sequence and contains these coding sequences:
- the LOC115457811 gene encoding lysophosphatidic acid receptor 6-like isoform X1, with amino-acid sequence MASPLWTTSQDSLNELRPDPGKLWLNHSNLNCAGCALNTTPPSSNGTECEERADFQYIMFTTVYSIVFILGLAGNLLALWYFISTKTATTPANIFMVNLATIDLIFVLTLPYKIVYHAQDNNWIFGEAMCKITGSLFFANLYGSTLFLTCICIDRYIAVVHPIKSLKLKKPVYRIVTSVVIWLILAAAIMYLTFRGPLTSTFENGNVACLENFSSESWKGRISGVSLFAAVIGFFIPLMVIIICYPLIARKLLVNTGPRRSSSMIKKKALRTILVVFVVFLICFVPYHVIQLIHTLRRINVFSSCTLIRFTYSARRVTMALTSLNSCLDPILYYFAAERFVWKPSCCGQQLRFPQFSQTISSLSKLTSGFRSNSTSKATDSSEDL